From the Gramella sp. Hel_I_59 genome, one window contains:
- a CDS encoding carboxypeptidase has product MKKIQLLFLALSFFSSIAIAQKVEIPQDTMVTTNHSVKINGKSIDYTAETGMMPLWDESGSPIASLFYTYYKRKNVNNTEDRPLVISFNGGPGSASVWMHIAYTGPRVLKIDDEGFPVQPYGIKENPHSILDVADIVYVNPVNTGFSRPIPDAEGNVDKERFFGVQADITYLAEWLSTFVTRKNRWLSPKYLIGESYGTTRVSGLALELQNSQWMYLNGVILVSPTEIGIDREGPVEVANRLPYFAAAAWYHKMLPSELQQKDLEELLPEVESYAINELLPVLMKGGFADAEKKNEVAEKMAHYSGIKKDVILQSNMEVPFQYFWKELLRDKEGYTVGRLDSRYKGLDAKNAGDSPDYNSELTSWLHSFTPAINHYLRNDLQFNTDLKYFMFGPVHPWDRSGNNSGEMLRQAMAQNPNLDVLIQSGYFDGATTYFNAKYSMWQLDQSGRMKDRLSFKGYRSGHMMYLRSEDLQKANDDLRDFINNTLPAKDQSAKY; this is encoded by the coding sequence ATGAAAAAAATACAATTACTCTTTCTCGCATTATCATTCTTTTCTTCCATCGCCATTGCACAAAAAGTCGAGATTCCACAGGACACCATGGTGACTACCAATCATTCAGTAAAAATAAATGGGAAATCGATCGACTACACTGCAGAAACTGGTATGATGCCGCTTTGGGATGAAAGCGGATCTCCAATTGCCAGCCTTTTTTACACCTATTATAAGCGTAAAAATGTGAACAATACTGAAGACCGTCCATTGGTTATTTCCTTTAATGGTGGACCCGGTTCAGCTTCTGTTTGGATGCATATTGCCTATACTGGTCCAAGGGTTTTGAAGATCGATGATGAAGGTTTTCCAGTACAACCTTACGGAATTAAAGAAAACCCACACTCCATTCTCGACGTTGCAGATATCGTTTATGTGAATCCCGTAAATACAGGCTTCTCAAGACCTATTCCAGATGCTGAAGGGAATGTTGACAAAGAAAGGTTTTTTGGAGTGCAGGCAGATATCACGTACCTCGCTGAGTGGCTCAGTACTTTCGTAACCAGGAAGAATAGATGGTTATCTCCAAAATATCTTATTGGTGAAAGTTATGGTACCACTCGCGTATCTGGACTGGCTCTCGAATTGCAAAATAGTCAGTGGATGTATTTAAACGGAGTAATTCTCGTTTCTCCAACTGAAATTGGAATAGACCGGGAAGGCCCGGTTGAGGTAGCGAACAGACTTCCTTACTTTGCCGCGGCTGCGTGGTATCATAAAATGCTACCTTCAGAATTACAACAAAAAGATCTGGAAGAGCTATTACCAGAAGTAGAATCTTATGCGATCAACGAGCTTTTGCCGGTTCTTATGAAAGGTGGTTTTGCAGATGCTGAAAAAAAGAATGAAGTCGCAGAAAAAATGGCTCATTATTCCGGTATTAAAAAAGATGTTATTCTTCAGAGTAATATGGAAGTTCCGTTTCAGTATTTCTGGAAAGAACTTTTAAGAGATAAAGAAGGTTACACCGTTGGCCGACTGGATTCGCGATACAAAGGTCTTGACGCTAAGAATGCAGGAGATTCTCCAGATTACAATTCAGAATTGACTTCGTGGTTACATTCATTTACACCAGCGATCAATCATTACTTACGAAATGATCTTCAGTTCAATACTGATCTAAAATACTTTATGTTCGGCCCTGTTCACCCGTGGGATCGGAGTGGAAATAATTCCGGAGAAATGCTAAGACAGGCGATGGCTCAAAACCCTAATCTGGATGTTCTAATTCAATCTGGTTACTTTGATGGGGCGACCACCTATTTCAATGCGAAATACAGCATGTGGCAACTTGATCAAAGTGGTAGAATGAAGGATCGTCTTAGCTTTAAAGGTTACCGAAGCGGACATATGATGTACTTAAGAAGCGAAGACCTCCAAAAAGCTAATGATGATCTTCGCGATTTTATCAATAACACGCTACCTGCAAAGGATCAATCCGCCAAATATTAA
- the thrC gene encoding threonine synthase has protein sequence MKYYSLNNKKHHSNFENAVVRGLAPDKGLYFPERIPQLSIEFISNLKKLDPAEIGMQVISPFVGNEIPETELQKIVEETLSFDFPVKAIEPDISVLELFHGPTLAFKDVGARFMAGSLGYFIQKGNLGKVTVLVATSGDTGGAVANGFLGVDGIDVVILYPKGKVSEIQEKQLTTLGQNIQAIEVDGTFDDCQGMVKKAFLDSEITERRQLTSANSINLARWLPQVFYYFLAYRQLETNNKIAFSVPSGNFGNICAGLLAKKMGLPIDTFVAANNANDTVTRFMESQDYQAKQSVQTISNAMDVGDPSNFVRILELFGNHFKDLKKHLMAMSYTDSETNAAIRSVYEKHNYLMDPHGAVGYLGLKDFLKINPEYSGVFLETAHPVKFLKTVENASGAKVDMPESIAGIMDKKKKSFQLSTYAELKEFLLEDYR, from the coding sequence ATGAAGTACTATAGTCTTAACAATAAAAAACATCATAGCAATTTTGAAAATGCGGTGGTACGCGGACTTGCACCCGACAAAGGACTTTATTTTCCAGAGAGGATTCCGCAGTTATCGATCGAATTTATTAGCAACCTGAAGAAACTGGATCCTGCAGAAATTGGAATGCAGGTCATCTCTCCATTTGTTGGTAACGAAATACCTGAGACAGAACTTCAAAAAATCGTGGAGGAAACGCTTTCTTTCGATTTTCCGGTGAAAGCGATTGAACCAGATATTTCAGTACTTGAATTATTTCATGGTCCAACCCTGGCCTTCAAAGATGTGGGAGCACGATTTATGGCGGGTAGTCTTGGCTATTTCATTCAGAAGGGAAATTTAGGAAAGGTCACCGTATTGGTAGCAACTTCAGGTGATACCGGTGGCGCTGTGGCTAATGGTTTTCTGGGTGTTGATGGAATCGATGTGGTCATTCTTTATCCAAAAGGAAAAGTGAGTGAAATTCAGGAGAAACAGTTAACCACTCTGGGACAAAACATCCAGGCGATTGAAGTTGATGGGACATTCGATGATTGCCAGGGAATGGTAAAAAAAGCATTCCTAGATAGTGAAATTACAGAGCGCCGGCAGCTTACCTCTGCGAACTCGATAAACCTGGCCAGGTGGTTGCCTCAAGTGTTCTACTACTTCCTTGCTTACAGACAGTTAGAAACAAACAATAAAATAGCCTTTTCAGTACCAAGTGGGAATTTTGGGAATATTTGCGCCGGTCTTCTCGCGAAAAAAATGGGGTTACCTATAGATACATTTGTTGCGGCTAATAATGCCAATGATACGGTAACCAGGTTTATGGAATCCCAGGATTACCAGGCAAAACAAAGTGTTCAAACCATTTCGAATGCTATGGATGTTGGTGATCCCAGTAACTTTGTACGTATCCTGGAATTATTTGGAAATCACTTTAAAGATCTCAAAAAACATTTGATGGCTATGAGCTATACCGACTCTGAGACTAATGCAGCAATTAGATCGGTTTACGAAAAACACAATTATTTAATGGATCCTCATGGTGCGGTTGGTTATTTGGGGCTTAAAGACTTTCTTAAAATAAATCCAGAATATAGTGGTGTGTTTTTAGAAACAGCGCATCCGGTAAAATTTCTGAAAACTGTAGAAAATGCTTCAGGAGCAAAAGTAGATATGCCGGAGTCTATCGCAGGAATTATGGATAAAAAGAAGAAATCCTTTCAGCTAAGCACGTATGCAGAGTTGAAAGAATTTCTTCTGGAAGATTATCGATAA
- a CDS encoding homoserine kinase, which translates to MEEIKIFAPATVANLSCGFDVLGCCLQNVGDEMLVKKNDLNELRITKITGADLPMEIAKNVAGVAVLALLERLGSKQGFDIEIDKKIRSGSGIGSSAASSAGAVYAVNKLLDDPFTNNELIEFAMQGELLASGNAHADNVAPALLGGFSLVRSYNPLEILALPAPSEIRMVVLHPMIEIKTRDSRAIIKQNVTLASAIAQWGNLGAFISALYTNDYELMGRSLHDAIVEPVRSILIPYFEELKKLALDNGALGFGISGSGPSVFAMCQGDSAAEQVKVGFVDFLQDKEMGFELHISEINKSGIRVL; encoded by the coding sequence ATGGAAGAAATTAAAATTTTTGCTCCTGCTACCGTTGCAAACTTATCCTGTGGTTTTGATGTACTTGGATGTTGTCTGCAGAACGTAGGCGACGAGATGCTGGTAAAAAAGAATGATCTAAATGAGCTTCGTATTACTAAAATTACTGGTGCAGATCTCCCAATGGAAATTGCTAAGAATGTTGCCGGGGTTGCTGTTCTCGCTCTTCTGGAAAGACTTGGTTCAAAGCAGGGTTTTGATATCGAAATCGATAAAAAGATTCGATCTGGAAGTGGGATCGGGAGTAGCGCTGCAAGTTCTGCCGGGGCGGTTTATGCAGTTAATAAACTTCTGGATGATCCATTTACTAACAATGAGTTGATCGAGTTTGCAATGCAGGGTGAATTACTTGCTAGTGGCAATGCTCATGCAGATAATGTTGCTCCGGCTCTACTGGGTGGTTTTAGTCTTGTTAGAAGTTACAATCCACTCGAAATTCTTGCACTACCGGCACCTTCCGAGATAAGAATGGTCGTTCTTCATCCAATGATCGAAATTAAAACCCGGGATTCAAGGGCGATCATAAAACAGAATGTAACCCTGGCATCAGCCATTGCACAATGGGGAAATCTGGGAGCTTTTATCAGTGCGCTTTATACCAATGATTATGAGCTTATGGGAAGAAGTCTGCACGACGCTATTGTAGAACCTGTTCGTTCCATTTTAATACCATACTTCGAAGAATTAAAAAAACTTGCTTTAGACAATGGAGCCCTTGGCTTCGGAATTTCAGGTTCAGGGCCCTCAGTATTCGCTATGTGTCAGGGTGATAGTGCCGCGGAACAGGTAAAAGTAGGTTTCGTCGATTTTCTTCAGGATAAGGAAATGGGATTCGAACTGCATATTTCAGAAATTAATAAATCAGGAATCAGAGTATTATGA